A stretch of the Engraulis encrasicolus isolate BLACKSEA-1 chromosome 19, IST_EnEncr_1.0, whole genome shotgun sequence genome encodes the following:
- the mrps26 gene encoding 28S ribosomal protein S26, mitochondrial has protein sequence MFQALSKTIRAPVARILAPRPVFVETVRGRKSRTDPKAKSKAGRIKHPPPVDPEEMIVLKQRFEEYNLIMRALRMQFKEEMLRKRYDEETGSLAEARAKQEAEEHQALMEWNNQENERLRKIREVRVQQEQEQLEQRLREVAEARQQALEELVKEKELEILTLQEEVKTFITLENLDQRIEEALDNPRNYNFAIDKEGRVVKRTVLQ, from the exons ATGTTTCAAGCGCTAAGCAAGACCATACGGGCCCCAGTTGCTCGCATCCTTGCTCCCCGTCCTGTGTTTGTGGAGACGGTCAGAGGGAGAAAATCACGCACCGACCCCAAGGCAAAGTCAAAAGCTGGAAGAATTAAACACCCTCCTCCTGTGGACCCAGAAGAAATGATTGTTTTGAAGCAACGATTTGAGGAGTACAATCTCATCATGAGGGCACTGCG AATGCAGTTCAAAGAAGAAATGCTGAGGAAGCGTTATGACGAGGAGACTGGTTCCCTGGCAGAGGCGAGAGCAAAACAGGAGGCTGAGGAGCATCAAGCTCTCATGGAGTGGAACAACCAGGAGAATGAACGGCTGCGGAAAATAAG GGAGGTGCGGgtccagcaggagcaggagcagttgGAGCAGAGGCTGAGGGAGGTGGCTGAGGCTCGCCAGCAAGCTCTGGAGGAGCTCGTCAAGGAAAAGGAGTTGGAGATCCTCACGTTACAG GAGGAAGTAAAGACCTTCATCACACTGGAGAATCTGGACCAGAGGATCGAAGAGGCACTGGACAACCCCAGAAACTACAACTTTGCCATCGATAAAGAAGGGCGTGTGGTGAAGAGAACTGTTTTGCAATAA